Within the Mauremys reevesii isolate NIE-2019 linkage group 2, ASM1616193v1, whole genome shotgun sequence genome, the region GGGTCTATAAAAAAAAGCTTTCTGGTAAGCAGGATGTTGATCAAGAGGGggaaaacaaccccaaaacaaaggaCAGACTATGATTGCgaagatttttttccatttgtaaacAACAAATTCCCtttaccctcccagcccccggAAGGACTAAGGATTTAATTGACAAGTCTGATCTGTTACATTTGTagtaaaaagaaaagaatgatTTTATCATTCAAGTGTTTCTATATGATCTGGTTCATAGCCATAAAAGGAAGACTTCCTTTGAGTGGACACTCTGATGTACATTTAGGGGTCTCTTTTGTTGATTACTGCTATTACAGTAGTGtataagtgttttttttttttaaaaagtgaaacaaaactaGGATTTTACAATCTTATGTAAATAATGATAAAATATAGCTTTAGCTGTTTCACTCCTGGAAAATGATTGGTTTGGTTGAAGCCGATGTATTGGCTAGGATCATCACACACTGCATCTTTTGTTACATATTAGAACGAGTCAGCCAGTGAAAATCCtggaagcaaaaaacaaaaatgaaacagaCAAGTAGAAGGTGGAGTAGAATACAAATATGTATTTACTAAAATATATTCCTGCCCTTGTGGAACGGTGTAAGACTGCTTATGGAAATATAATTTTATTCTCAATTTCTTTGGTAGGAGATTAGAGGAATGATTTTTGATACTGTGACAACACTCCTAACAATATCATCAATAAATAAGGCCCATTAGGAAAATGTAAAGAAGGAAGACGGTGAAGTCGAAGGCCCTGATACTACAAAGAGCTGAGCATGAGTGGATCCCTGTAGCTCCATAGATCCTCGCTGCAGACCAGCACCCTCCCCACATGTCAGGAAGATACAGGGGGTCTGTCCATCAGAGCCTGAGAAAAATGAAAACACGTacctgctgctttctgtcagcTTGTGGGTTGATCATTACATTGATAAGGGAAGGCACTTGCTTCTCTGCCAGGCTTGCTTTCAGGGCATTTTGCAGTTCCTCTGGTGTTTTTACAAAGTATCCTTTACCCCCAAATGCTGACATCATCTGCTCATAGTGAGAATTTGGCAGGAGACAAACAGGGGGTGCACTGAAAGAAGCAAAGAGGTTTATGGTTCATAGCAGAGTTAAAATTGCAAGAATGACCAACTAGGATTATGCCAATTTTAGTACTTTTAAATGACTAGATGGTCATTATGCTGGCCCGCTAAGTTTCTGGTGGGACATGTAATTCAGTTCCTCTGAACTTAGTTGTGTATAACTGGGCATGGTGATTGTGTAAAAGTATATTTGTTGCCATTTAGTTACTGATCTGAGACCATAAAGCTTTTCACTTCAGCTTTTAGTCTAGAACAGAAAATACTAGCCATGAATAAAAAGACCCTCTTGGTCGCTTCTCAGTTAATTAAAAGCGCGCATAGATTAGAGGTACTCACCAAACAGTTGGTTCTCCAGATTTTAACATCTCCTTCCAGGAATCTGCATCCAAACCACGGTATATCCCATTGTTGTTAACTATGATAATTACAACTGGCAAGTTATACCTGCAACCattcataaattaaaaaaaaaaaagattgtgggAGAAATTCTGAAGAATTGCATCTTTCTGTGAAGTGCTAAAGGGCCACTCTACCAAAAATAATCACTTCTGTATTAAAGTTTAtacctactattgttacaagtGTCACAGATTCACAGGGTCTGGTCTACGGTCTGGCCTCTAACCAGTCTCCTGGGAGTGACCCCTTTAGCTTGCTGGACCCAAGGGTCCACTGTTTCACAGGGCAATGACTAACAAACTGGCCCATCGAGCTCCAACAACCCCTATCTCTCTCTCCATGGCTCTCTGTGGTGAGTCCAAATGAGCCACACTTCTGTGAGCGACTTAGTTGCCTCACTCCCATTCGGGGTGCAATGCTTTTCAGTAAGTATCTGCAGCCTACACCAGGCAGCCTTTGGATAACAAGTGGATCTTTATTAGTTACCTGGAATCTAGAATCTGTAAATCTCTGAGTTAGCATGATAATGGTAGCTTAGTACAGAGTTCATATTGGTGGAAGCCATGGCTTTGCCATGCCCTTCTTCTCTCAGCCCCATCTTTGCTCATCCCACTGTCTGTCTACCTCCTCTGCCTTTGCTTTCCTGCTAGGGCTTTTGccctctttccctgcagagaggtgggggTGCTAGGAAATAACTTGCTCTGAAGAGTTAATATTCAGTCACTGAGGCTTCCATTCAAATGTGTTGATCCCAGCCCAGACAATCCTAGTGGCTATATTTCTCAAATACCTAGGCTGATCTCTCAtgtcacagggagaaaataagtTCTCTCACTTCCCTCCACAAGAGGAACACCACCAACAAATAGCACCTAATATTAGTAGGACAAAattatttttctgtattttttcagttttctttgtgcatttaattgcactttgtgtatagtcagtttccACGATCTGGATAGTCTGTCAGGGATAATAAATTAAGATGGTTTACTTGATCAAAAACTTTACCTGCAAATAGTTTCCACTTCCATGCCAGAAAATCCAAAAGCACTGTCTCCTTCTACACAGATCACTCGCTGCTCGGGTGTCTGATCTTTAGCCACCATTGCAGCTGCTATAGCAAAACCTAGCCCAACTCCCATTGTTCCAAATGTACCAGCATCGAGTCTACAGATAAGAAAGTAGAATTATTGCCTATTTCTTCACGGCATTATTTTTCCTGTACAGCCAGGCAAACAGTTCTCAAATTGTCCATGACAGTTTGTTCTTGGCTTGTAGTAATTTTGATATAACCTAACTACTTATAAAACAGTATCTGGATAGTAAAAAGGCATTTGACACATGTAGTGCTATATTACATACCATGGGTCTAAATAGACTTGGTTTTCATATAGGAATCTGATCAAGATTTCATAATACTCTAATGAACACACATATAAATAGAAATGAGTTGACTGGAATAAGAGATGCTTACATACTATCAATTACAATGTACTGTATTCCTGATTGCTTTCAGTCTACATTGTACTAGTATTTCAAAACATCTAATTAATATGTAATCAGATGATTCAAGTGGTAGTAAAATAGTTGTTCTATTGAGTCTTGCATCCCAAAGGTCAAATAGGCTACATGAAATCTTTTCTACATTTAACTCTCTGGAAATCCAGCTAGAAGCCTGAAAACTTTCAGGCAAATAATGCTATTCAAATTCTAGTCTTCAGGTTCAACTTTTGAAATCAAATTGCAAGCTGTAATTAAATAAGACCATTTCAACCAGGCAAATGCAAAATACATAAAAAAATGCACTATTATAGGCCTAACTTTTCAAATTTGCCCTCTTATGTGCACAATGCTATGTGCAAGGAAAAAAGTGTAATAGTCACCGTGccaacctttaaaaaaatatatatatattttcccacagttaattttaaattaactttaTTTAATCTCAAATATGTTGTTAGCATGATATGTCACAAATGAACCTGTTTTCAGAAGGAGGTTCTAGACTCCACAATCAGATCTGAAGGGTCACCTCAGCAAAGATTGTCCAGTTCTCTCTCATACAATCTAATAAATACAGACTAGCTCTAATTTACAGTCATTCTGTAATAGCTGGCTTTAATAAATAAAGTCACAAATCAGAACTTCAGAATTTGTATGTCTACATTCAGGCACCTGAATTCCTATGTAGAGGCCCAATATATGGCCTGCTTTCCAAAGGTGCTAAACACGTGTAGCTCCCATTGCTTTTAAGGGGATTCTGCTTTTCAGCAATTTTGCGCGTGTGAATCTGCTTGCAGGATAGGACCCTAgcctatttatttaaaaaacttattttaaaTAAGTCCTAACATTTTTAGGCACAGATTCACACACTAAGTATGGGACTCAATAATATACTCCCATCCCAAAAAGAACTGAGATCTCTCTTAAATAACTTTCACCTGCTTGAAATATGGCCATTTATTACCATTGTACTATGTGCTGAAGTCCCACACAAATCAACGTGTATTCAGTATAAAAAACAATGACAGGGTATGACCAAAAGGGAAAAAGATAATTTGCCTTAACAAGAACAAACCCTCCCCAAAGACACATTATATATTTACTTTacttaaataacatttttatttaaaaaagacacAGCATCGGTAACCTATAACCCAACTGTGTGGAAACATATGCACATAATTGTTGCATCATGGCAACAAAGAAAATACTTTACCTGTGGCGAGGAAGATAGTTTGGAAGCATAGTGCGTCCAATGTCCATAGTATTAGCTCCCTCGCTAACCAGAATGCAGTCCCTGGGTAACAGTTCTCTGACATGATGGAATACTGTATAATAATTCATAGGCAGGGACTTTTGTAATGccaatgcctttaaaaaaataagagacTATAAATCATTTCTATACGTACTGCTTAGCATAAGGGCAATGTGCTTTTCCATGTGTGAATATTACCACTGAAGTCAGGGACTATTCTcctgagtaagggttgcagaacTAGACTCCCTCCCAGTGGCTGAGATCAGCAGAGTCACTTTCGCTGACAGTGCCTTTGTAATTCTGAAGACAGGCAGTTTTCAGCAGAAGTTCCCTCAGGTGTGCaacctgctccctctgctggtgtGCCATCATCAACAGTTTATTGACCTTCAGAGCAACGAGCAAGGCACATCAGTTTGTTCAACCATGATTATGActatttattatctgtattgcCGTGCACCCACTCATGGGCCAGAACCACATCATGCTAGGTGCTGTTCAAACAGAGTAAAAATGTTGGACTATTTCTAATCGCAGGTGAGCTGTGccatgtgtgtgttggggtggttCAGGAACAGCTCCGGTTTGTGCTGTCTATTGAAAGGAGTCTAAtttaggctccaatcctgcagacACATATGGGCTTAAACTTCCAGGCATGAACAGTCCAATTCATATGCAGAAATTTAAGCACATCCATAAGTATTTGTAAGATTGGGGCCTTAATGTGTCACTTGCTTTTAATGGACATCATTGTCACAATAACTGGCACatccataaaataaaataaaaataaaggctcTACCTTAGCAAAACTGAGCTGTCATATGCTAAGAGTAACACCACATCACTTGCAAATCAATTCTGTTACCATATCATCTTCTACACAAGGGCTTCCTTCTGGCACtatggtcctgatccaaagcccaatgactTCTATGGGGTTTGGATGACAATTAGCTCTTAAGCCCAGTCTGTCCATATAGTAgataaaactgaacacagtaagTCTACAAGaatcttctgaaacattttgataccATTCAGAATTTAGCAACTTGAAAGTTCTGATTAGTAGGGAGACTTAACTACAATAATGACAGGGATATGATTGATACTGTGCCCAGAAAAAGGATCAAAAGCCACTTTTACTGAGCCAGAGTATTACCTTGGATGTTTCTTCATTGCTCTTCATTTTCTCTCTTAATCCCTTCCACCACTCTGAATAAGAAGGATGTTTCCATCCCATTAGAACAAGTTGTTCTAAAagctaaaataaaacacacacacaatttatccTCTTTCAAAACATAAACCTCAGAATAATTTCTTCAAGAAAATCTAAATCggggtctcaaacacacacagccagaggagttatttcctgcggccgccaagctcccctcacaCGCTGCCCTCCCTACCCCCAAGCACGCcacatccccactcctctgccaacCTCCAGGTGTTTCCCATCACCAAACAGGTGTTTGGCGGCGCTAAGCGCTTtccaggaggaaggggggggaggagcggggagacGTGCCCAGGGGAGGAGacggagaagaggcggggccggggcagggatttgggaaaggggttggaatggggcagggagggggcggggcgaggTGGgacagggcctcatggaaggggtggagtggaggtgggggcttttgtacctttatatgaaaaaggtgtcagtgatgcggcccttgggccaaatgttctagtcctcatgtggccctcgtggtgatttgagtttgagatccctgatctAAATCATACACCAAGATCCCAGCACAATACAACATCTACTTTTACAATTTTAATTTTAGATTAGATACTGGATGCAAGCATaaacatactgcataaaaaaagGCTTTTCCTAGGactttttttttagaatttactctctttctataagtcagAGGAAGTTATAGACACCTTGCAGTACATTACCTGCTCAGTCACGGCATTTATGTCACCTAATAAATTTGCTACAGGTCTCACGTTATTCCCCAGCTCTTCTGCACAAATATcaacctattttttaaaaaatagtttttagACAAAAGAACACGGAATCAATtaggaatatttttaaatcaataagACTTACACTGTAAAATAGAAGAGTATTTTCTAACAACATCATTAGTCCTCACTTTAGCTCTAAGAGTAATTTCCTCTAATCTTTACTGGAAGTGCTATTCAAGAGATGATTTACTCCAAATAAAAACCTACTGCATATTCCCATTTTCAGATGTTCATCTGTACCCTTAGCACCAACTTACTGCTTCTGTTATACCTCCAACACACagtacactctctctctctctatatatatatataaataaataaaacttattACTAGTGTGAAGAGCACAAGCTGGACACCTTTGGAGACCAGACGAGACTAATTATGTTTCAGACTACAGAAAGCCAGCTAATCAGAGAGCAAAATTGACTGTTGCCCTTGAACACATGATTTACAATATTTTGAAATGGGAGGAGTAAAATTGTGTTTATGTCCTACCCTTCCTAACACAGACAGCTTGCCAGAAGTATTCACTTGTTAAGTAGCCTTTCCTCCACTACTCTCATTGTTCCCAAGTGGTCAGGCTCTGATAGTGAGCAGCAAGATCTTGTTTGCTTTGACTGTAAATATAATATAATGTTTTTAAAGGATCCTATTGAGAGAAGGGTCCATTATTATGAACAATTCCACAATTTCAGAGCTCTTTGGTTCTGATCAAGGAAACTATAGTCCTATACATGGTACATGTACATTATGGGCCTAATCCCTGTGCTACTGCACTGAATAGGAGCTTTGCCATTAATTCAATGGGAGCAGCATCAAGTCCTATATGCTCGGAATAACATTATAttgattttgaaaatatcaagggaattaaaaacaaataaaagtaattATTTTGGAGAACTACAGTGATCACATGCATTGTACTGCACTGTCAATATGACAAGGATCACCACACGGAAGAGCAGGCTATTACAGAGAGAGCTAACCTATAGAACGTGCTGTTCAAATTATTTTCCTAGGTTACCTGGATAATCATTACATCTGGTCGAAATCTTGGTGGAAGTCCAAAGTGCAAAATCCAGTTCAACCTGGCACCAAACAATATTATTACATCAGCATGTTGCAATGCCCTAATAATGGAAAACAAGAGAAAAACATGAAATGTTAATATTTTGTATATgttaactcctcgcttaacgttgtagttatgttcctgaaaaatgtgactttaagcgacatgatgttaagcgaatccaatttctccataagaattaatgtaaatgggggggggggttaggtttcagggaaatttttttcaccagacaaaagatatatatatacatacacatatatacatacatacatacatacatacacacacacacacacacagtataagttttaaacaaacaatttaatactgtacacagcaatgaggATTTTGAAGCTtgattgaggtggtgaagtcagatggtgggatatttcccagggaatgccttcctgctaaatgatgaaccagcactcggctgagccctcaagggttaacatatTGTTGTTAACGTAtcctcactctacaaggcagcacaaatggagggaggggagtcagcatggcagacagagacacacaccctgcgtgtgagagagaaagatgtgcattgcccctttaagtatgctgaccccactctaagtagattgtttttttaagtagatcagcaagttgagacagcaagTGCTGCTAGTAAGCTCCCgacatcctgagccctgttgtgtccctccctgctctatggagatggcgTAAGCGGGGGGgcatgagtgggggggggggggaaggggaacaccctgacattagcccatCCCCGCACAACAAGCAGGAGActccggggagcagctccaaggcagagggcaggagcagcacatggcagtgaggcGAGGAACAgttgaactgccggcaattggtagcctgctgggcggctgccacacagggaacttatg harbors:
- the HACL1 gene encoding 2-hydroxyacyl-CoA lyase 1 isoform X1 — translated: MAPHRAAEEACVSGAQLIAEALKTQNIEYMFGIVGIPVTEIAIAAQAIGIKYIGMRNEQAACYAASAVGYLTGKPGICLVVSGPGLIHALGGMANANMNCWPLIVIGGSSDRNQEIMGAFQEFPQVEACRLYSKFSVRPSSLEAIPAVIEKAVRCSIYGRPGACYVDMPGDFVNLQVNKSSVKYVKCCLPPPVCTAEHSAVSEAASILAHSRQPLLIIGKGAAYSRAENSIRKLVDQCGLPFLPTPMGKGVVPDNHPNCVAAARSRALQHADVIILFGARLNWILHFGLPPRFRPDVMIIQVDICAEELGNNVRPVANLLGDINAVTEQLLEQLVLMGWKHPSYSEWWKGLREKMKSNEETSKALALQKSLPMNYYTVFHHVRELLPRDCILVSEGANTMDIGRTMLPNYLPRHRLDAGTFGTMGVGLGFAIAAAMVAKDQTPEQRVICVEGDSAFGFSGMEVETICRYNLPVVIIIVNNNGIYRGLDADSWKEMLKSGEPTVCAPPVCLLPNSHYEQMMSAFGGKGYFVKTPEELQNALKASLAEKQVPSLINVMINPQADRKQQDFHWLTRSNM
- the HACL1 gene encoding 2-hydroxyacyl-CoA lyase 1 isoform X2, with protein sequence MNIEYMFGIVGIPVTEIAIAAQAIGIKYIGMRNEQAACYAASAVGYLTGKPGICLVVSGPGLIHALGGMANANMNCWPLIVIGGSSDRNQEIMGAFQEFPQVEACRLYSKFSVRPSSLEAIPAVIEKAVRCSIYGRPGACYVDMPGDFVNLQVNKSSVKYVKCCLPPPVCTAEHSAVSEAASILAHSRQPLLIIGKGAAYSRAENSIRKLVDQCGLPFLPTPMGKGVVPDNHPNCVAAARSRALQHADVIILFGARLNWILHFGLPPRFRPDVMIIQVDICAEELGNNVRPVANLLGDINAVTEQLLEQLVLMGWKHPSYSEWWKGLREKMKSNEETSKALALQKSLPMNYYTVFHHVRELLPRDCILVSEGANTMDIGRTMLPNYLPRHRLDAGTFGTMGVGLGFAIAAAMVAKDQTPEQRVICVEGDSAFGFSGMEVETICRYNLPVVIIIVNNNGIYRGLDADSWKEMLKSGEPTVCAPPVCLLPNSHYEQMMSAFGGKGYFVKTPEELQNALKASLAEKQVPSLINVMINPQADRKQQDFHWLTRSNM
- the HACL1 gene encoding 2-hydroxyacyl-CoA lyase 1 isoform X3, whose product is MFGIVGIPVTEIAIAAQAIGIKYIGMRNEQAACYAASAVGYLTGKPGICLVVSGPGLIHALGGMANANMNCWPLIVIGGSSDRNQEIMGAFQEFPQVEACRLYSKFSVRPSSLEAIPAVIEKAVRCSIYGRPGACYVDMPGDFVNLQVNKSSVKYVKCCLPPPVCTAEHSAVSEAASILAHSRQPLLIIGKGAAYSRAENSIRKLVDQCGLPFLPTPMGKGVVPDNHPNCVAAARSRALQHADVIILFGARLNWILHFGLPPRFRPDVMIIQVDICAEELGNNVRPVANLLGDINAVTEQLLEQLVLMGWKHPSYSEWWKGLREKMKSNEETSKALALQKSLPMNYYTVFHHVRELLPRDCILVSEGANTMDIGRTMLPNYLPRHRLDAGTFGTMGVGLGFAIAAAMVAKDQTPEQRVICVEGDSAFGFSGMEVETICRYNLPVVIIIVNNNGIYRGLDADSWKEMLKSGEPTVCAPPVCLLPNSHYEQMMSAFGGKGYFVKTPEELQNALKASLAEKQVPSLINVMINPQADRKQQDFHWLTRSNM